The Arcobacter porcinus sequence AATGAAAAAGTTTTGATATATCCACTATCATTTATAGTTGATAATTCTGAAACAGATTTTGAACTAGCTATTGAATACAAACATATTGCAGATAATTTAGGAATCAAAGAGTATAAAGTTTGTAAATGCGTGAATGATAGTAATGCTTTTATAGAAGCTATAAAAGATATTATAAAATGAATAAAATATCAAAGGGAAAATTATGAAAAAAAGATTGATAAAAATAGTAAAGAAAGCTGGAAAAATCTTAAAAAAAGGTTACTATTCTGATAAGTCTGTAAGATTTAAAGCTAAAAAAGATTTGGTAACAATTTATGATTTAGCAGTAGAAAAATATTTAAAAAAAGAGTTTAGTAAATATTTTAAAGAGTTTAATATAATAGCAGAAGAATCAAATAATAATAGTGTTGAATTTGGAAATTCAATAATAATAGATCCAATAGATGGAACTACAAACTTTGTAAATAAAGTTCCACATACAGCAATAAGTGTGGGAGTTTATAAAGATAAAAAACCTTTTATGGCTATTGTTTATAATCCAATTTTAAATGAGCTTTATTATGCAAAAAAAGATTGTGGTGCTTTTTTAAACGGTAAAAAAATAAGAGTAAGCAAAGAAGATGATTTACAAAAATCACTTTTAGCAACAGGTTTTCCATATAGCAGTGGAGAAAATGTAGATGATTTAAATGATGTTGCAAAGAAGATAAAAAGTGTTTTACCACATTGTCAAGATATAAGAAGACTTGGAAGTGCTTCAATAGATCTTTGTATGGTTGCAAAAGGTGTTTTTGAAGGATATTATGAGATGAATTTAAAAGCTTGGGATGTAAGTGCTGGGATTCTAATTTTAAGTGAAGCTGGTGGAAAAGTTACAAACATAAATGGACAAGAGTATAAATTATTTGAAGATAAATATATAGTTGCTACAAATTCAAAGATTCATGAGAAACTATTAAATAAACTGGATATTTAGTAAGTTTTAGATATTATCTTAACTTTTAATAAATAAAATACTTAATAAAAAATATATGTAAGGGAAATAAATATGTGTGGAATTGTTGGATATATTGGTAAACAAGATAGTTGTAAAATTCTACTTGATGGATTAAAAGAGCTAGAATATAGAGGATATGATAGTGCAGGAATTGCAGCTTTAAATGATAAAGGAATAGATGTATTTAAAGCAGTTGGTAAACTTGTAAACCTTGAAGATAAAGTAAATGAGTGTAAAAATGGTATTTATAATCTTGGAATTGGTCATACAAGATGGGCAACTCATGGAAAACCAACAGAAGTAAATGCACATCCACATCTAGGAGAGTACTCTTATGTTGTTCATAATGGAATTATAGAAAATTATAAAGAGCTAAAAGATGAACTTTTATCACTTGGACATAAATTTGTATCTCAAACTGATACAGAAGTTATAGTTCATCTTTTCGAACACTACAACAACAATTTAAAAGATTCGAAAAAAGCATTTCAAGAGACTATAAAAAGACTTGAAGGTGCTTTTGCAATACTTCTAATTACAAAAGATGAACCAGAAAAAATATTTTTCTATAAGTTAGGAAGTCCAATGATTGTGGCTAAAGGATTAGAAAAAGATGAAGTATTATTTGCTTCATCAGATTCAGCTTTAATTGGACTTGCAAGTGATGTTGTATATCTTGATGATAGAGTTGGTGGAATTGCTACGAAAAACAATATTGAATTTTTCTCACAAAACATTGTTTGGTCAAAACTTCCAAGTTCAAAACAGACTGCACAAAAAAATGGTTTTAGATATTTTATGGAAAAAGAGATTTATGAGCAAAGTGTAGTTGTAAGTGATACAATGCTAGGGCGTGTAAAAGATAGTGAAATAGATTTTGATGAGATAAATGCATCTATTCTTGATGGAATTACAGAGATTAAAATTTGTGCTTGTGGAACTTCATATCATGCTGGTTTAGTATCTTCATATCTTTTTGAAAGAGTTGCAAAATTAAAATGTTCTGTTGAGGTTGCAAGTGAATTTAGATACAAAGAACCTCTTTTAACAAAAAATACACTTTTTATAGTAATCTCACAAAGCGGTGAAACAGCTGATACTTTGGAAGCTTTAAAAATGGCAAAAGAAGTTGGACTTAAAACATTGGTTATTTGTAATGTTGATAACTCATCAATGACAAGAGTTGCAGAACATACAATCCTAACAAGAGCAGGTATTGAAAAAGGTGTTGCTTCAACTAAAGCATTTTCAACTCAAACTGTTGTTTTATGGATGTTAAGTTTATATTTTGCAAAACTTAAAAATAGTGTTTCAAAAGAGTTTTTAGAAAAAGAGATTAAGACTTTAAGAGAAGTTCCAAAAGCTTTAAAAGTTTATGAAAATATTCATGAAAAAGCAAAAAGATTATCAAAAAGATACCTTCATGGGCATGGATTCTTCTTTATAGGAAGAGATGTGTTTTATCCTTTAGCACTTGAAGGGGCTTTAAAATTAAAAGAGATATCTTATTTACATGCTGAAGGTTATCCAGCTGGTGAGATGAAACATGGTCCAATAGCTCTTGCAGATCCAGAACTATTTACAATTGCTTTAATGCCAAAAACTATGTTATACGATAAAATTAAATCAAATGTTGAAGAATTAAGTGCAAGAGATAGTACAATTTGTGCAATTTCTCCACTTGATTTTGAATTAGCAGATGATTTTATAAAAATTAATGATTGTGATCATTATATGCTTGAGTTTTTTGAAATGCTTATTGCTTTACAACTATTATCAATGGAAATTTCAATCAGACTTGAGAATGATGTTGATATGCCAAGAAATTTAGCAAAATCAGTAACTGTTGAATAATAAAATCTATATCAAAGAAAAAGTTTGTTAAAGTTACAAACTTTTTCTTTAAATTTTAATATTTTTAGAAAAAATAATTCTTTATATTTTATTTTAGTTTCTTAATAAAAGAACTTTTTAAATGGAAAACAAAGGATGGAAAACAATTCAAGCAAAAGCTTGTGGAAAACAAAGGATGGAAAACAAAATGGAAAAAAAATCACAATATTTATTTACAAGTGAAGTAGTAAGCCCTGGTCACCCAGATAAGTGTGCAGATATAATTGCAGACTCAATAGTTGATAGGCTAATAATAGAAGATAGTAATAGCAGAGTTGCTAGTGAAGTTTTTGTTGCTGGAAAACATGTTGTTATTGGTGGAGAAGTTAAATCTAAGGCAAATTTATCACAAAATGATTATGAGAAAATCGTAAAAGATGCTTTAGCAAAAATTGGTTACGACGGAAAAGGTGCTTTTTCTAAAGAGCAAGCACTTCATCCTGATGATGTAAAAGTTCAAGTATTATTAAACCAACAAAGTCCAGATATTAGCCAAGGTGTTGATCAAACAACTGGAGAAATTGGTGCTGGAGATCAAGGAATTATGTTTGGTTTTGCTTCAAATGAAGCAGATGAATATATGCCAGCAGCAATTGTTTATGCTAGAAAATTAAGTGATACAGTTTATAACTATGCACTTAAAAATAAAGATAAATTTGGAGTTGATATTAAGACTCAAGTTACAATAGATTATGGAACAAAAGAGAATTTTGAAAATGGAATTCCAAAAAGAATTCATACAATAGTTGTATCAGCACCAAGTGTTGAAACTATGAAGATAGAAGAAGTTAGAGCTATTATTCAAGATTTAATTGATAATTCAGGTTTACCAGAAAATCTATATGATAAGAAAAATACAATAATACATATAAATCCAACAGGAAGATATGTAAATCACTCATCTTTACATGATAGTGGATTAACAGGAAGAAAACTAATAGTTGATAGCTTTGGTGGATATGCACCAATTGGTGGTGGAGCACAAAGTAGTAAAGATTATACAAAAGTTGATAGAAGTGGATTATATGCAGCAAGATGGATTGCGAAACATATCGTTGCTTCAGGCTTAGCAAAAAAAGCTATTGTTCAAATATCTTATGCAATAGGAGTTGCAAAACCAACTTCAGTAGCAGTTGATACAATGGGAACATTTACAAAACATAATGATGATGTATTATCTGAGTTTGTAATGAATAACTTTTCTTTAACACCAAAATGGATTACAGATAAATTTAAACTTGATAAACCAAGTCTTAATACATTTTTATATGCAGATGTAGCTGCACGTGGACAAGTTGGTCAGTCTGATTATCCTTGGGAAAAATTAGATGAATTGGATAAATTTAAAAACATTTAGTAATATTTATATATAATAACACTTTAGAAAAAGAAGGAGAATAGGTCGTGGATTTAAAAAATCTATTTAGTAAAATATCATTTGATAATACAAGTAAAGAGCAAGCTAAAAAAAGTGAAGCTCCAAGCCACTGGATTAAGTGTACTAGTTGTAGTTCTTTAATGTTCATTAAAGAGATTGAAAATCAAGATAATGTATGTCCAAAATGTGGATATCACTTAAGAATTGGTGCAAAAAGAAGAATAGAGATATTAGCAGATGAGAATAGCTTTGTAGAGTTTGATACGAATCTAAGACCAAATGACCCTTTAAATTTTGTGGATAAACTATCTTATAAAAAGAAAGTAGAAGATGCTCTTGCGAAAACTGGAAGAGTTTCAAGTGTTATTAGTGGTGAATGTACAATAAATAGTATTCCTGTTCAACTTGTAGTTTTTGATTTTGCTTTTATGGGTGGAAGTTTAGGTTCGGTTGAGGGTGAAAAAATAGTAAGAGCAGTAAATAGAGCTATTGAAAAAAGAGAAGCAGTTATTATTGTTTCAGCTTCGGGTGGAGCTAGAATGCAAGAATCAACTTTTGCTTTAATGCAAATGGCAAAAACAAGTGCAGCATTAAAAAAACTTGATGATGAAAAACTTCCTTATATCTCGATTCTAACAGATCCAACATTTGGTGGAGTTTCTGCATCTTTTGCTCTATTAGGAGATATAATAATGGCTGAACCAGGAGCTTTAATTGGATTTGCTGGACAAAGAGTTATTAAGCAAACTATTGGAGCTGATCTACCTGAAAACTTCCAAAGAGCAGAATTCTTATTAGAAAAAGGTTCTATTGATATGGTTGTAAATAGAAGAGATATGAAAAAGACAATTAGTGATTTACTAAGTATTTTTGGACAAAAGAAAATCAGCTAAAATGCTTTCAATTTTAGAAAAATCTTTGGGCTTTTCGCTCAATGATTTTAACTACTTATATATTCTATGTGACTACGAAACGCTACAAAAAAAAGATATAACTTTAGAAGATTTTGTTAAAAAAGTAAAAAATAGTAATGCAAAATTACTTCAATATAGAGATAAAATTTCAGATGAAAATATCATTATAAAAAATCTTAAATATCTAAAAGAAAACCTAAATATTCCTATAATTATAAATGATAAATTAGAGCTAATAGAGTTTGCAGATGGTCTTCATTTAGGTCAAGAAGATATTTATAAAATACATCAAGATAAAAAAATAGCTATAAAACTTTTAAGAGCAAAAATTAAAGATAAACTTCTTGGAATATCAACTCATAATGAATTTGAAATACTTGAAGCAAACTCTTTAGATATTGATATGATAGGACTTGGAGCATATAAAAATACAAGCACAAAAGATATATCAAATATTTTAGGTGATAAATTATCCTATCTAGCAAAAATATCAAAACATCCAGTTTGTGCAATTGGTGGAGTAAAAGTTGATGATAAGATAGATAATGCAAGATTTAATTGTGTTGGGAGTGATTTTTTAAATTGAAAATAAATATCTATATAATTGCAAAAAAATCAAATGATACTTATGATAAATTAATAAATGATTTTATAAAAATGTCTAGCAAATTTGCAAATATATCTATACATTATCTATTTAATAATGAGATATCAAAAGCACAAAATATAAATGAATTCGAGGCTCAGAAAGTATATACAAAAGTATATACACCTTATTTAAAAGGATTTAATATAGCTCTTGATGTATTAGGAAAACAAGTTGATACTTTTGCTTTTTCTAAATTATTAGAAGATAAAAATGAAGTTAATTTTTTTATAGGTGGAGCTTATGGTTTTCAAAGAGAGTTTTTAGACCTTTGTGACCATACAATATCATTAAGTAATCTTACTTTTGCACATAAAATTGCAACTTTAGTATTGGGTGAACAAATATTTAGGTCTCTAAGTATTTTAAATAATCATCCGTATCATAAGTAATTTATAAATATTTAAGTATAATAAATTGACTAAAAAAAACAATAAAAGGAATAAAGACAATGGGTCTTAAAAATTATATCATTGCTACAATTTTGTTGATGGTTGTTGTATATGCTTTTGTACATAGCCTACAATTAAGTGCTTATACTCTTACTCTATTAGGAAACTCATGGACAATGCCAGCTGAACTTTGGATTTTAGTTCCAATGCTTTTCTTAGTTCTTTTAACATATTTACATATGGCTTTTTATACATTAGTTGAAGGTTTTAAAAGTAGATTTTTAAAACAAGATATCAAAAATATGTTTGATTTAATAAGAACAAAACTAATAGAAGATGATAAAAAAGTAATATTTAAAACAAAAGAGTTTAAAGAGTTATCAAAAGTTGTATCTAATATAAATTTTGATTTAAAATCTACTATTTCAAACTTTTCAAATGAAGATTTAAATATTGCTATTAGAACTATAAATGATATAAATGCTGGAGCTTATATAAAAGATTTAAAAAGCAAACAAGGCTCAAAACTTTATGAGAAAAATATAAAAAATAGAATTAAAAATGATGCTGATTTTGCTGTTGAAGTTGTAAAAAGAGCAGATAAATATTGTTATGATTTACAAAAAACTGCACTTTTAAAAGTTATTGAAGATAAGAGTTTAACAACAGTTAAAAAAGCTTATACATATGTAAAACTTGATAAAGAGCTAGTTACAGCTATTCTTAAAAAAGATATTGCAACAGATGATTTCTCTTTAGGATATGAAGAGGTAATTAGAATTTTAAAAGATTTAAAACTTTCAAAAGAGGATTTTGTAGAGTTTGCAAAACTATATGAAGATAGTGAAAAACCAGATATTCTGATTTTACTTTTTGAAAAACTTTCAAGTGAAAATGAAGATGCAACAGATGCATATTTATATGTATTAAATAAATTTGAGATGAAAGATAAATTAAGAGAGTTTTTAATTGGTTCAGCAGATGATGAATATGTTGCATTTAAAGCACTTTTAGATTTAAAAGATGCTGGAAAATTATATAGTTTGGAAAGTATAAGTTATAAATAATGCAAAAAAAACTTGATTTTTCAAAGCCACTAGTGGTTTTAGCACCACTTGCTGGATATACAGATTTACCTTTTAGAAGTGTAGTAAAAAAATTTGGAGCAGATTTAACAATATCTGAGATGATAAGCTCAAATGCACTTGTATATAAAAGTGCAAGAACATTAAAAATGGTTGAGAAATCTCCAAGTGAAGATCCATATTTTGTACAAATTGCTGGAAATAGTGTTGATTTAGTAAGAGCTGCCGTTGAGATATTAAATGATGTTGAAGGAATTGATGGAATTGATTTAAACTGTGGTTGTCCAGCACCAAAAGTTTTTAATCATGGTTCAGGTTCAAATCTTTTAGGGGATTTAAATAAGCTTGAAGAGATATTAAGTACAGTAAAAAAATACTCTAAAAAACAATACACAAGTGCAAAGGTAAGACTTGGTGTAAATGATAAAATTCCAGTGGAAATTGGAAAAGCAGTTGAAGCTTGTGGAGTTGATTTTGTATCTGTTCATGGACGAACAAGAGCAGGAAAATACAAAGCTCCAGTTGATTATGATGCAATAAAACAGATGAAAGATGCTATTTCTATACCAGTTATTGCAAATGGAGATATAAAAGATTATAAAAAAGCAAAAGAGGTTTTAGAGTATACAAAAGCTGATGGTGTGATGATAGGTCGAGGAGCCATTGGAAAACCTTGGGTATTTTATCAATTAAAACATCAACTTGAAGATATTGATAATAATATTAAAAAAGAGATTATTTTAGAACATTATGACAAGATGTTAGAGTTTCATGGACCTTATGGAGCAATAATTTTTAGAAAGCTTCTGCATGCATATTCAAAGGGCTATACAGGAGCAAATGAGTTTAGAGATTTAGTAAATCAAGTAAGTGATGTAGATATTATGAGGGATTTAATAGATAACTTTTTTTAATTTTAATATTAGTAAAAAGATTTTTAGATAAAATATCCAAATTTTATAAAAAATATAAAAGGAAATTTTTTTGACACAAAAATATTTTGAATTGGAAATAAAACCAAAGAAAGATTATGATGTTTTTTTAGATTTAATAGAATCAATTGTTGCTGATGCAATAGAAGAGAGTGAAAATAAATCAATAATAATTAGAAGTGAAGAGAGTTTAGAAGATATCAAAAGTGCTGTTGTTAAATTTAGTGAAGCATTAGATATTGAGTGTGAAATATCTTATTTCAAAAAAGATAGTATAGATTGGATAAAAAACTATCAAGATTCAATAAAACCTGTTATTGTAGGTAGTTTTTATATAAGACCATCTTGGGAAAAAAGTATTGATGATAAAATAAATATCTTAATTGACCCAGCTTTAGCTTTTGGTTCAGGGCATCATGAAACAACATCTTCTTGTATTGAAGCTATTGATAAATATGTAAAAAAAGATGATGAGCTTTTAGATGTTGGTACAGGAAGTGGGATTTTAGCAATAGCATCTGCAAAAAAAGGTGCAAAAGTAGATATTTGTGATACAGATGAGATCTGTATAGATAGCTCTATCTCAAATTTTAAAATAAATAATGAAACTATAAACAACTCTTGGGTTGGTTCAGTAAATAGTGCAAAGTCAAAATATGATGTAGTAATTGCAAATATTATTGCAGATATATTAGTTATGATTTCAAATGATTTAAAAAATAGTATAAAAGATGATGGAATACTTATTCTATCTGGAATTTTAGATAAATATGAAAATAGAGTAAAACAATCTTTTAATGATTTAGAATTAAAAGAGAGAATACAAAAAAATGAGTGGTTAACACTTGTATTTAAAAAAACTAAGGAGATATAGATTTATGAATAAACAACAAAACAATAATTCAAATAATCAAAACAATCAAAATAACAATAACAACAATAATTTTTTTAATAATAATCCACTTTTGATATTTGTAATTTTTTCATTGCTTACAATATTTGCATTTAAAGCAATTTTCCCTGATAACAATGAAACTGGAACAAATTCACAAATTCAAGCATTTGGAAGTAGCACAAATAAAACTGTTCCATATTCTGAACTTAAAAAGCTGATTCCAAGTGGAAAAATTGAGTATGTTGGAATTGGTAATACTATTATTAAAGCAATTAGCAAACATGATGGTATGCAAAGAGTTACATATAATGCAAGAAGAGTTGTTCCTGATGAAACTTTAATAAAAGAGTTAGAATCTAATGGTATAGCTTATGGTGGAATAAATGAAGAGAATGTTTTATCTGATATTCTTTTTGGATGGGTTCTTCCAATATTTTTATTTTTTGCTATTTGGATGTTTTTGGTTAAAAGAATGCAAAAATCTATGGGTGGTGGATCAGGAGGAATTCTTGGAATTGGTTCATCTAAGAAAATGATTAATTCTGAAAAACCAAATGTAAAATTTGATGATATGGCTGGAAATAAAGAAGCAAAAGAGGAAGTAAGAGAAGTTGTTGATTTCCTTAGAGATCCAGATAGATATGTAAGACTTGGAGCACAGATTCCAAAAGGTGTATTACTTGTAGGTCCTCCAGGTACAGGTAAAACTCTTTTAGCAAAAGCAGTTGCTGGTGAAGCTGATGTTCAATTTTTATCAGTTTCAGGTTCTGCTTTTATTGAGATGTTTGTTGGAGTTGGTGCAAGTAGAGTTAGAGATCTGTTTGAACAAGCAAAAAAAGTAGCTCCTGCTATTATTTTTATCGATGAGATTGATGCTATTGGTAAAAGTAGAGCAAGTGGTGGTCCAATGGGTGGAAATGATGAAAGAGAACAGACTTTAAATCAACTTTTGGCTGAAATGGATGGATTTTCAACAGAAACTGCACCTGTAATTGTACTTGCTGCTACAAATAGACCAGAAGTTTTAGATCCAGCTCTTTTAAGACCAGGAAGATTTGACAGACAAGTTTTAGTTGATAAACCTGATTATGAAGGAAGAATCGAGATTTTAAATGTACATATTAAAGGTGTTAAAATTGCTAAAGATGTAGATTTAAAAGAAGTTGCAAAGATGACAGCAGGACTTGCTGGGGCTGATTTAGCAAATATTATAAATGAAGCTGCTTTACTTGCAGGAAGAGTTAATAAAAACTATGTAGAAGCAAGTGACTTTAAAGAAGCAGTTGAAAGACAAATCGCTGGACTTGAGAAAAAATCAAGAAGAATATCTCCAAAAGAGAGAAAAATCGTTGCATATCATGAAAGTGGTCATGCTTTAATGGCTGAAATTACAAAAGGTGCAAAAAGAGTAAATAAAGTTTCAATTGTTCCAAGAGGACTAGCAGCTTTAGGTTATACTTTAAATACACCAGAAGAGAATAAATATTTAATGCAAAAACATGAACTTATAGCTGAAGTTGATGTTTTACTTGGTGGAAGAGCAGCTGAAGAGGTATTTATTGGTGAAATAAGTACAGGTGCTGGAAATGATTTAGAAAGAGCAACAAATATTATTAAATCTATGGCAACAATATATGGAATGAGTGATATTGCTGGATTAATGGTACTTGAAAGAAGAACAAATCAATTTTTAGGTGGACAAACTCAAAAAGATTTCTCAGATTCAATGGCAAAAGAGCTTGATGATCATGTTAAAGATACTTTAAACGAAAGATATAAAGTAGTTCTTCAATCTTTAAGAGATAATAGTGAATCAATTGAACAAATGACAGCTGAGCTACTTGATATTGAAGTAATATCAGGTGAAAGAGTAAGAGAAATCATAAAAGAAAATGGTGGAACTGTTTTTGAAGATGAAGATTTACATAGTGAAGCTATAAAAGAAAAAGAGAATGAAAAAAGTAGTTCTGAAAATAAAGAAGATAGTAAATCACAAGATAAAGAGTAAAAAAATAGGTTTTAGAATAAAAATTCTAAAACCTCTAAATAATAAAAATTATCCTTGACAAAAAAGATAAAAATAAATATACTTTCGGACTTATATAAAAAAGGAGAGTAATATGAAAATATTTAATATTTCACAAAACAATTTCATTCAAAGTGCTAACTCTCTACTCCTCTTAAAACTTCTCTAAAATATAATTTTAATTATTTCGTTTCAGCTTTAGTTTTTCTTTTTTTATAGAAAAAAAGATATAATCAATTGTTAATTTAAAAGGTAAATATTATGGATAAAAATAAAATTATTGTATTTGATACAACTTTAAGAGATGGTGAGCAAAGTCCTGGATGCTCTATGAATACTGATGAGAAGATAAAAGTAGCATTACAGTTAGAGAAATTAGGTGTTGATGTTATTGAAGCTGGATTTGCAGCTGCAAGTCCAGGTGATTTTGATGCAGTTAGTCAAATTGCAAAAATTATAAAAAACTCAACAATCTGTTCATTAAGTAGAGCAATAGATAATGATATAAAACAAGCAGGATTAGCTGTTTCTCATGCTTCAAAACATAGAATTCATACTTTTATTGCAACGAGTCCAATTCATATGCAATATAAATTAAAAATGACTCCAGATGAAGTTATTAAAAGAGCTGTTAAAGCTGTACAATATGCTAAAACTTTTGTAGATGATGTTGAATTTTCTTGTGAAGATGCAGGAAGAAGTGAAATACCATTTTTAAAAGAGGTTATTGATGCGGTTATTGATGCAGGTGCAAAAACAATAAATTTACCAGATACAGTAGGATATAGATTACCAACAGAATTATCTTCAATGATAAAAGAGTTAAGTGCTTATACAGGAGATAGAGCAATAATCTCTGTACATAATCATAATGATTTAGGATTAGCAACAGCAAATACTTTAGCTTCAGTATTAAATGGAGCTAGACAAATTGAAGTTACAATAAATGGATTAGGTGAAAGAGCTGGAAACTCTGCTTTAGAAGAAGCTGTTATGGCAATAAAAGTTAGAAAAGATATTTTTGGTGATTTATATACAAATATTAATACTCCTGAATTATATGCTACTTCAAGATTAGTTGCAACAATTACAGGTGTTGAACCACAACAAAACAAAGCAATTGTTGGTAAAAATGCTTTTGCTCACGAAAGTGGAATACACCAAGATGGTGTTTTAAAACATCAAGAAACATATGAAATTATGAGACCTGAAGATGTTGGTGTTATTAAAGATAGCACTTTGATTTTAGGGAAACATAGTGGAAGAGCTGCATTTAAAGATAAAATTGCACAATTAGGTTTTGATAATGTAAGTGAAGAAGAGTTAAATAATGCATTTGAAAGATTTAAAATTTTAGCTGATAAGAAAAAAGATATAACAGATGATGATGTAAGAATGTTAATAACTGATGAAGCTTTAAATCATGATAAAATTTTTGATTTAGTTGGATTACAAATTAGTGATTGTTCAAATGGTTTACCAATGGCAGCTGTAACAATTAAACACAATAATGAGATTTTAAAAGATGCAGCTTTAGGTGATGGAACTATGGATGCTATATTTAAAACAATTGATAGATTAACAGGTTACTCAGGACAATTAAAAGATTATAAAGTTGTATCTGTTAGTGAAGGAAAAGACTCTTTAGCAAA is a genomic window containing:
- a CDS encoding inositol monophosphatase family protein, coding for MKKRLIKIVKKAGKILKKGYYSDKSVRFKAKKDLVTIYDLAVEKYLKKEFSKYFKEFNIIAEESNNNSVEFGNSIIIDPIDGTTNFVNKVPHTAISVGVYKDKKPFMAIVYNPILNELYYAKKDCGAFLNGKKIRVSKEDDLQKSLLATGFPYSSGENVDDLNDVAKKIKSVLPHCQDIRRLGSASIDLCMVAKGVFEGYYEMNLKAWDVSAGILILSEAGGKVTNINGQEYKLFEDKYIVATNSKIHEKLLNKLDI
- the glmS gene encoding glutamine--fructose-6-phosphate transaminase (isomerizing) — protein: MCGIVGYIGKQDSCKILLDGLKELEYRGYDSAGIAALNDKGIDVFKAVGKLVNLEDKVNECKNGIYNLGIGHTRWATHGKPTEVNAHPHLGEYSYVVHNGIIENYKELKDELLSLGHKFVSQTDTEVIVHLFEHYNNNLKDSKKAFQETIKRLEGAFAILLITKDEPEKIFFYKLGSPMIVAKGLEKDEVLFASSDSALIGLASDVVYLDDRVGGIATKNNIEFFSQNIVWSKLPSSKQTAQKNGFRYFMEKEIYEQSVVVSDTMLGRVKDSEIDFDEINASILDGITEIKICACGTSYHAGLVSSYLFERVAKLKCSVEVASEFRYKEPLLTKNTLFIVISQSGETADTLEALKMAKEVGLKTLVICNVDNSSMTRVAEHTILTRAGIEKGVASTKAFSTQTVVLWMLSLYFAKLKNSVSKEFLEKEIKTLREVPKALKVYENIHEKAKRLSKRYLHGHGFFFIGRDVFYPLALEGALKLKEISYLHAEGYPAGEMKHGPIALADPELFTIALMPKTMLYDKIKSNVEELSARDSTICAISPLDFELADDFIKINDCDHYMLEFFEMLIALQLLSMEISIRLENDVDMPRNLAKSVTVE
- the metK gene encoding methionine adenosyltransferase; amino-acid sequence: MEKKSQYLFTSEVVSPGHPDKCADIIADSIVDRLIIEDSNSRVASEVFVAGKHVVIGGEVKSKANLSQNDYEKIVKDALAKIGYDGKGAFSKEQALHPDDVKVQVLLNQQSPDISQGVDQTTGEIGAGDQGIMFGFASNEADEYMPAAIVYARKLSDTVYNYALKNKDKFGVDIKTQVTIDYGTKENFENGIPKRIHTIVVSAPSVETMKIEEVRAIIQDLIDNSGLPENLYDKKNTIIHINPTGRYVNHSSLHDSGLTGRKLIVDSFGGYAPIGGGAQSSKDYTKVDRSGLYAARWIAKHIVASGLAKKAIVQISYAIGVAKPTSVAVDTMGTFTKHNDDVLSEFVMNNFSLTPKWITDKFKLDKPSLNTFLYADVAARGQVGQSDYPWEKLDELDKFKNI
- the accD gene encoding acetyl-CoA carboxylase, carboxyltransferase subunit beta, with the protein product MDLKNLFSKISFDNTSKEQAKKSEAPSHWIKCTSCSSLMFIKEIENQDNVCPKCGYHLRIGAKRRIEILADENSFVEFDTNLRPNDPLNFVDKLSYKKKVEDALAKTGRVSSVISGECTINSIPVQLVVFDFAFMGGSLGSVEGEKIVRAVNRAIEKREAVIIVSASGGARMQESTFALMQMAKTSAALKKLDDEKLPYISILTDPTFGGVSASFALLGDIIMAEPGALIGFAGQRVIKQTIGADLPENFQRAEFLLEKGSIDMVVNRRDMKKTISDLLSIFGQKKIS
- a CDS encoding thiamine phosphate synthase; translation: MLSILEKSLGFSLNDFNYLYILCDYETLQKKDITLEDFVKKVKNSNAKLLQYRDKISDENIIIKNLKYLKENLNIPIIINDKLELIEFADGLHLGQEDIYKIHQDKKIAIKLLRAKIKDKLLGISTHNEFEILEANSLDIDMIGLGAYKNTSTKDISNILGDKLSYLAKISKHPVCAIGGVKVDDKIDNARFNCVGSDFLN
- a CDS encoding 23S rRNA (pseudouridine(1915)-N(3))-methyltransferase RlmH, giving the protein MKINIYIIAKKSNDTYDKLINDFIKMSSKFANISIHYLFNNEISKAQNINEFEAQKVYTKVYTPYLKGFNIALDVLGKQVDTFAFSKLLEDKNEVNFFIGGAYGFQREFLDLCDHTISLSNLTFAHKIATLVLGEQIFRSLSILNNHPYHK
- a CDS encoding tRNA dihydrouridine synthase → MQKKLDFSKPLVVLAPLAGYTDLPFRSVVKKFGADLTISEMISSNALVYKSARTLKMVEKSPSEDPYFVQIAGNSVDLVRAAVEILNDVEGIDGIDLNCGCPAPKVFNHGSGSNLLGDLNKLEEILSTVKKYSKKQYTSAKVRLGVNDKIPVEIGKAVEACGVDFVSVHGRTRAGKYKAPVDYDAIKQMKDAISIPVIANGDIKDYKKAKEVLEYTKADGVMIGRGAIGKPWVFYQLKHQLEDIDNNIKKEIILEHYDKMLEFHGPYGAIIFRKLLHAYSKGYTGANEFRDLVNQVSDVDIMRDLIDNFF
- a CDS encoding 50S ribosomal protein L11 methyltransferase, which encodes MTQKYFELEIKPKKDYDVFLDLIESIVADAIEESENKSIIIRSEESLEDIKSAVVKFSEALDIECEISYFKKDSIDWIKNYQDSIKPVIVGSFYIRPSWEKSIDDKINILIDPALAFGSGHHETTSSCIEAIDKYVKKDDELLDVGTGSGILAIASAKKGAKVDICDTDEICIDSSISNFKINNETINNSWVGSVNSAKSKYDVVIANIIADILVMISNDLKNSIKDDGILILSGILDKYENRVKQSFNDLELKERIQKNEWLTLVFKKTKEI